From Salvelinus fontinalis isolate EN_2023a chromosome 30, ASM2944872v1, whole genome shotgun sequence, one genomic window encodes:
- the LOC129828727 gene encoding nascent polypeptide-associated complex subunit alpha, muscle-specific form-like isoform X3 → MQRMIRQFAAEYTSKSSSSTPDSRSTPRPGPHPDQSLPPPPSLPTVPPAASTGGTATASVPSQNPVLSKLLMADQDLPLDLTVKKPLPQPVEQDGVLDLSLKKGRAKSSTSSLRSPHLSQTSTLRGECLELTTENARDLQSTSTLEEFMTKLCLHHQRQIVDALGFLHTEVKAISSSSTSLAPASKPSCSVEHGALQGPSAAPCLQSPERGRTGQKLPLASTPKGSTEGKESLVTPEQTAVFRNVSGAAGPALDLRQPGPGESKALATLFRSADDSVSKRLSDHAPLKIKILKSSSLADGKKLSCVLTTSLPAGAGTLEEMQGISDSSTRADTYSAGQGSSVKRHDHADRSTRQRGSIEHTKDTLVKQSPPEKIPNNIPPVSPGTARKTIKGSSYHRPRDTSSVCRFVTDPDLGHCDIVYIDKPITECFRDRQHRLLPRRNARKSTRGHMYVEEMWELKTVRTLAKTSARNDSGNCPTPMPELITLVTPKQVIGKPEGVPLVDMPFVGGFVETVSQKTPSELPAESEVAGDVEAAAASASGMALNVETSQTDQSQCKEQTAPPPPPQSPPVDNEQSTGTNSEQPRRSIAPEDNLAQTVVETADQGVNSKHNYIVLSENPEQVVMGKDVNLSQDKTSDEAELVQDMLQSVPKGQKVVSETQQESASLTPSLESNEDKEVVSAGAVDKEQAMPLEPQISVDQKPSEGSGGEAKAGMEVPVESERIEVQETGEVEPDLAPGDGDNVPEEKKTHVDPSSKKVSKAVEKELPLRHSEKQGIPARVIPSRVKEAAVIDTESMIICGYVNGRPIGHSDRCLRERPARTTPESTPTKTKRPTKASLKQTENPSENASEIPQVSHETALTPIPAGESVKSPSSKRLTKASLKQCEKYSENMPEVPQVSLPSAEVIKSPVSIRPKRTPKAKINQNLPDTQTPAEASQIMSDTRTPISPIAASQSIPDTPQVPDTPVNSSRSPESRQPLRSARLQQAAAVASPLAPVASPLAPVASPLAPVASPLAPVASPLAPVASPLAPVASPLAPVASPLAPVASPLAPVASPLVPVASPVASPLVPVASPLVPVASHLDPVASPLVPVASPLVPVASPLVPVASPLVPVASPLVPVASPLVPVASPLVPVASPLVPVASPLVPVASPLVPVASPLVPVASPLVPVASPLVPVASPLVPVASPLVPVASPLVPVASPLVPVASPLVPVASPLVPVASPLVPVASPLVPVASPLVPVASPLVPVASPLVPVASPLVPVASPLVPVASPLVPVASPLVPVASPLVPVASPLVPVASPLVPVASPLVPVASPLVPVASPLVPVASPLVPVASPLVPVASPLVPVASPLVPVASPLVPVASPLVPVASPLVPVASPLVPVASPLVPVASPLVPVASPLVPVASPLVPVASPLVPVASPLVPVASPPVPVASPPVPVASPPVPVASPPVRVASPPVPDASPLVPDASPSVEGAVIFIVAPEPSTSLPLPSTELNPPLPIASPLLPIVSHLFPSSHQNSAVTQSSAELKVQKAQPAPNSKPSETEKTAEETRGQTRPKLRSSMMVAKEVEIVENQQVSSEDSALTEGTRIKKSEAHTQSSPLRSKRTLKKEGESSKLTLLKKAAAPTSMDNKTSSEDSSRSSVSSTSDKPGRMPLRSESSKTDVASQSITPATPPTPVENRKSALRVQRSPIPSTSAPITAEKWSEVASPIRLKSPVRLPSPIRFKPERIIKSPLRESPLLVSSPLPSSSVTPFLLPKLELPVQTRHKFLELLDVEENQQKISSLNTMFDKMQRGWVQMDKEGHPTPRHKNKADRQAAIWKSKRRVRKPKSSDHQRYSLVQMLFKNDLDLASICHWYMESTETQSLVIVKKVNTRLPSETQLLFPGMSQRPSQGVFPSLQAERLKKHLKKFAMASPVKSNPKSQKLIAKALEQEVSTSMPKGKEKRELTTATRISTKAYVSSAEAQAQPADGQKASAKAKNPASARILRKYSNIREKMQGQQSSKNPKGAPRKELEASKVKPSKPPKKKLAKPSKLKPAIAQRQKLSVSGDKGVKETSVVKTERAQPSPSRKSPVKAAVLERSVKTSGSSRTLRDLGRKESASPQRSPQRVMTPKAQKNTPAPATVPKTDFNKQQVGAEKAGVDKTMATKAGQTKRPSQSRVFETKVTESKGTESNGAESAAETPQQNMDVKTPGSPDQVLTRSQRKMEADPPPSIPQSASPKPATKKANEPAQSGTPKSATKRALEPTHTVSTSPKSAIKRASEPAQSGAPKGATKRSQESPQTPAKRTRTSLQK, encoded by the exons TGAATGTCTGGAGCTGACTACAGAAAATGCCAGGGACCTGCAGTCCACCTCTACGCTGGAGGAGTTTATGACCAAGCTCTGTCTGCACCACCAGAGGCAGATTGTCGACGCTCTGGGCTTCCTACACACAGAG GTCAAGGCTATATCCTCCTCCAGCACTTCGCTAGCTCCTGCCTCCAAACCCTCTTGCTCAGTGGAGCACGGAGCCCTCCAGGGTCCTAGCGCTGCACCTTGCCttcagtccccagagagggggaggACTGGTCAGAAACTTCCCCTGGCTTCCACTCCAAAAGGATCGACGGAGGGGAAAGAAAGTTTGGTAACCCCAGAGCAGACTGCTGTGTTCCGAAATGTGTCTGGGGCCGCTGGGCCGGCCTTGGATCTACGTCAACCTGGCCCAGGGGAGTCTAAGGCTTTGGCAACACTGTTCAGAAGCGCAGATGACAGTGTGAGTAAACGTCTTAGTGACCATGCTCCGCTAAAGATCAAAATCTTGAAGTCCAGCAGCCTGGCTGATGGTAAGAAGCTATCCTGTGTGCTCACCACCTCTCTTCCTGCTGGTGCCGGTACTTTGGAAGAAATGCAGGGCATTTCTGACTCCTCAACCAGAGCAGATACTTACAGTGCTGGACAAGGCTCCTCTGTGAAAAGGCACGATCATGCTGATCGCTCAACAAGACAAAGAGGCTCCATTGAACATACCAAAGACACGCTGGTCAAACAAAGTCCACCTGAAAAGATCCCCAACAACATACCCCCGGTTTCCCCCGGGACAGCAAGGAAGACCATAAAGGGGTCTTCCTACCATCGGCCTAGGGACACTTCCTCAGTGTGTCGGTTTGTAACCGACCCTGATCTCGGCCACTGCGACATCGTCTACATCGACAAACCAATCACAGAGTGTTTCCGGGATCGACAGCACCGTCTGCTCCCTCGACGCAACGCCAGGAAAAGCACCCGAGGTCACATGTATGTGGAGGAAATGTGGGAGCTGAAGACTGTCCGTACATTAGCCAAGACGTCTGCCCGCAATGATAGTGGCAACTGTCCCACTCCAATGCCAGAGCTCATCACTCTGGTCACCCCTAAACAGGTGATTGGCAAGCCTGAGGGAGTACCTCTTGTGGATATGCCTTTTGTTGGAGGTTTTGTGGAGACGGTCAGTCAGAAAACTCCTTCCGAGCTTCCAGCTGAAAGTGAGGTGGCTGGGGATGTGGAGGCTGCAGCAGCATCAGCCAGTGGGATGGCACTGAACGTTGAGACTAGTCAGACAGACCAGAGTCAGTGCAAAGAGCAGActgcccctccacctcctccacagaGTCCCCCAGTGGATAACGAGCAGAGTACAGGGACGAACTCGGAGCAGCCAAGGCGGAGCATAGCACCAGAGGATAATCTAGCTCAGACTGTGGTCGAGACGGCAGATCAGGGTGTAAACAGTAAACACAATTACATAGTTTTAAGTGAAAACCCAGAGCAGGTGGTGATGGGGAAAGATGTAAACTTATCACAGGATAAGACATCAGACGAAGCTGAGCTTGTCCAGGATATGCTGCAGAGTGTGCCAAAGGGCCAGAAAGTTGTCTCTGAAACCCAACAGGAATCTGCATCACTGACCCCTTCCCTGGAGAGCAATGAAGACAAAGAGGTAGTGAGTGCAGGTGCAGTTGACAAAGAGCAGGCAATGCCTCTGGAACCGCAAATTTCAGTTGACCAGAAACCGTCTGAGGGCTCTGGAGGAGAAGCAAAAGCTGGCATGGAGGTTCCCGTGGAGAGTGAAAGGATAGAGGTGCAGGAAACGGGCGAGGTTGAACCAGACTTGGCTCCAGGCGATGGCGACAATGTGCCTGAAGAGAAAAAGACACATGTTGATCCGTCCTCTAAAAAGGTCAGTAAGGCAGTTGAGAAAGAATTGCCTCTCAGGCATTCTGAAAAACAGGGTATTCCAGCACGGGTGATTCCTTCAAGGGTGAAGGAAGCTGCAGTGATTGATACAGAGAGTATGATTATATGTGGATATGTGAATGGTAGACCTATTGGACATTCTGACAGATGTTTGCGTGAACGGCCAGCCAGAACTACCCCAGAGTCTACTCCTACTAAGACTAAACGCCCCACTAAGGCGTCTCTGAAACAGACTGAGAACCCTTCTGAGAACGCGTCTGAGATTCCACAAGTGTCACATGAGACTGCTCTCACCCCGATCCCTGCTGGGGAAAGCGTCAAAAGCCCTTCGTCGAAGCGCCTCACCAAGGCCTCCCTGAAACAATGTGAgaaatattctgagaacatgccAGAGGTTCCTCAAGTCTCTCTCCCTTCAGCCGAAGTGATCAAAAGCCCTGTGTCCATACGGCCCAAAAGAACCCCTAAAGCTAAAATCAATCAGAACCTGCCTGACACACAGACCCCTGCTGAAGCAAGCCAGATTATGTCTGACACAAGGACCCCTATTTCCCCTATAGCAGCAAGCCAGAGCATTCCTGACACTCCTCAAGTCCCAGACACACCAGTCAACTCCTCCAGGAGCCCTGAGTCCAGACAACCCCTCAGATCTGCCAGACTGCAACAGGCAGCAGCTGTTGCCTCCCCTCTCGCCCCTGTCGCCTCCCCTCTCGCCCCTGTCGCCTCCCCTCTCGCCCCTGTCGCCTCCCCTCTCGCCCCTGTCGCCTCCCCTCTCGCCCCTGTCGCCTCCCCTCTCGCCCCTGTCGCCTCCCCTCTCGCCCCTGTCGCCTCCCCTCTCGCCCCTGTCGCCTCCCCTCTCGCCCCTGTCGCCTCCCCTCTCGTCCCTGTCGCCTCCCCTGTCGCCTCCCCTCTCGTCCCTGTCGCCTCCCCTCTCGTCCCTGTCGCCTCCCATCTCGACCCTGTCGCCTCCCCTCTCGTCCCTGTCGCGTCCCCTCTCGTCCCTGTCGCGTCCCCTCTCGTCCCTGTCGCGTCCCCTCTCGTCCCTGTCGCGTCCCCTCTCGTCCCTGTCGCGTCCCCTCTCGTCCCTGTCGCGTCCCCTCTCGTCCCTGTCGCGTCCCCTCTCGTCCCTGTCGCGTCCCCTCTCGTCCCTGTCGCGTCCCCTCTCGTCCCTGTCGCGTCCCCTCTCGTCCCTGTCGCGTCCCCTCTCGTCCCTGTCGCGTCCCCTCTCGTCCCTGTCGCGTCCCCTCTCGTCCCTGTCGCCTCCCCTCTCGTCCCTGTCGCGTCCCCTCTCGTCCCTGTCGCGTCCCCTCTCGTCCCTGTCGCGTCCCCTCTCGTCCCTGTCGCGTCCCCTCTCGTCCCTGTCGCGTCCCCTCTCGTCCCTGTCGCGTCCCCTCTCGTCCCTGTCGCGTCCCCTCTCGTCCCTGTCGCGTCCCCTCTCGTCCCTGTCGCGTCCCCTCTCGTCCCTGTCGCGTCCCCTCTCGTCCCTGTCGCGTCCCCTCTCGTCCCTGTCGCGTCCCCTCTCGTCCCTGTCGCGTCCCCTCTCGTCCCTGTCGCGTCCCCTCTCGTCCCTGTCGCGTCCCCTCTCGTCCCTGTCGCCTCCCCTCTCGTCCCTGTCGCCTCCCCTCTCGTCCCTGTCGCCTCCCCTCTCGTCCCTGTCGCCTCCCCTCTCGTCCCTGTCGCCTCCCCTCTCGTCCCTGTCGCCTCCCCTCTCGTCCCTGTCGCCTCCCCTCTCGTCCCTGTCGCCTCCCCTCTCGTCCCTGTCGCCTCCCCTCTCGTCCCTGTCGCCTCCCCTCTCGTCCCTGTCGCCTCCCCTCTCGTCCCTGTCGCCTCCCCTCTCGTCCCTGTCGCCTCCCCTCTCGTCCCTGTCGCCTCCCCTCTCGTCCCTGTCGCCTCCCCTCTCGTCCCTGTCGCCTCCCCTCTCGTCCCTGTCGCCTCCCCTCTCGTCCCTGTCGCCTCCCCTCTCGTCCCTGTCGCCTCCCCTCCCGTCCCTGTCGCCTCCCCTCCCGTCCCTGTCGCCTCCCCTCCCGTCCCTGTCGCCTCCCCTCCCGTCCGTGTCGCCTCCCCTCCCGTCCCTGACGCCTCCCCTCTCGTCCCTGACGCCTCCCCTTCTGTTGAAGGGGCTGTTATTTTCATTGTTGCCCCAGAACCGTCTACCTCCCTCCCACTCCCCTCCACTGAGCTCAACCCTCCCCTCCCCAttgcctctcctcttcttcctattGTCTCCCATCTCTTCCCTTCATCTCATCAGAACAGTGCAGTCACCCAGAGCTCTGCAGAGCTTAAAGTTCAAAAAGCTCAGCCAGCTCCAAATTCAAAACCCAGCGAGACAGAGAAAACAGCAGAGGAAACTAGGGGGCAAACTAGACCAAAGCTCAGATCGTCAATGATGGTAGCAAAGGAAGTTGAAATTGTTGAGAATCAGCAAGTTAGCAGTGAGGATTCTGCTCTCACAGAGGGTACACGCATTAAAAAGAGCGAGGCCCACACACAAAGTAGTCCACTAAGAAGTAAAAGAACTCTCAAAAAGGAAGGGGAATCAAGCAAATTGACTTTGCTGAAGAAGGCAGCGGCACCAACTTCAATGGATAACAAAACTTCATCTGAAGATTCCAGTAGGTCTTCCGTCAGCAGTACTTCAGACAAACCTGGGCGAATGCCATTGAGGAGTGAGAGTAGTAAAACTGACGTGGCCAGCCAGTCCATTACCCCGGCAACCCCACCGACCCCAGTGGAGAACAGGAAGTCAGCTTTGAGAGTCCAGAGGTCGCCCATACCCTCGACCAGTGCGCCAATCACAGCTGAGAAATGGAGTGAAGTGGCATCTCCCATTAGGCTGAAATCCCCAGTGAGACTTCCATCACCAATCAGGTTCAAACCAGAGAGGATCATCAAGTCTCCATTGAGGGAATCACCTTTGCTGGTCagttcccctcttccctccagcTCAGTCACTCCTTTCCTCCTGCCCAAGCTGGAGCTTCCAGTACAGACTCGACACAAGTTCCTGGAGTTACTGGATGTAGAGGAAAACCAACAGAAAATCTCCTCTCTGAACACCATGTTCGATAAGATGCAAAGAGGCTGGGTCCAGATGGACAAAGAGGGACATCCAACGCCAAGACACAAAAataaggcagacagacaggcagcgatATGGAAGAGTAAGCGCAGGGTCCGCAAGCCCAAGTCTTCGGATCATCAGAGGTACTCGCTAGTTCAAATGCTTTTCAAGAACGATTTGGACCTAGCCAGCATTTGCCACTGGTacatggagtcaacagaaacccaATCCCTGGTCATCGTAAAGAAGGTGAACACACGTCTTCCCTCTGAGACCCAGCTGCTCTTCCCCGGTATGTCCCAAAGGCCATCTCAAGGGGTCTTCCCTAGCCTTCAAGCTGAGCGCTTGAAGAAACACTTGAAGAAGTTTGCCATGGCTTCCCCTGTGAAGAGCAACCCTAAGAGTCAGAAGCTGATTGCTAAAGCCCTGGAGCAGGAGGTCAGTACAAGTATGCCCAAAGGGAAGGAAAAGAGAGAGCTGACTACAGCCACTCGGATCTCCACCAAAGCCTATGTTTCCTCTGCAGAGGCACAGGCACAACCAGCCGACGGCCAGAAGGCCTCAGCGAAGGCCAAGAACCCAGCCAGCGCCCGGATCCTGAGGAAGTACTCCAATATAAGGGAGAAGATGCAAGGTCAACAGAGCTCCAAGAATCCGAAAGGGGCCCCAAGAAAAGAGCTTGAAGCTTCCAAAGTCAAACCCTCTAAACCCCCAAAGAAAAAATTGGCAAAACCGTCAAAATTGAAACCGGCCATTGCCCAGAGGCAGAAATTATCAGTTTCTGGTGATAAAGGTGTAAAGGAGACAAGTGTAGTAAAAACAGAGCGAGCACAGCCATCTCCTAGTAGAAAGTCTCCAGTAAAAGCTGCTGTCCTGGAGAGATCAGTCAAGACTAGCGGCAGCAGTAGAACCTTACGGGATCTCGGTAGGAAAGAGAGTGCATCACCACAGAGGTCTCCCCAAAGAGTGATGACTCCAAAAGCACAGAAAAACACCCCTGCTCCTGCCACCGTCCCCAAGACTGACTTTAACAAGCAGCAGGTTGGAGCAGAGAAGGCAGGGGTGGATAAGACTATGGCAACAAAAGCAGGTCAAACAAAGAGACCCTCTCAAAGTAGAGTCTTTGAGACTAAAGTCACTGAAAGTAAAGGTACTGAGAGCAATGGCGCTGAAAGTGCTGCAGAGACTCCTCAACAGAACATGGACGTCAAAACACCAGGTTCTCCTGACCAGGTTCTCACTAGGTCACAGAGGAAGATGGAGGCCGAtccacccccctccatccctcagaGTGCAAGCCCTAAGCCTGCCACTAAGAAAGCAAATGAACCTGCTCAGAGTGGAACTCCTAAGAGTGCCACAAAGAGAGCTCTGGAGCCTACACATACTGTTAGTACAAGCCCTAAGTCTGCCATAAAGAGAGCCAGTGAACCTGCTCAAAGTGGAGCTCCTAAAGGTGCCACAAAGAGAAGCCAGGAGAGCCCACAGACTCCAGCCAAGCGCACCAGGACATCCCTACAGAAATGA
- the LOC129828728 gene encoding ligand-dependent corepressor-like, producing the protein MRSLSADGQAGLPMWSLQDGRRENFSHSVPVKPPSSLCHALHIKQEVNLYSRTEFSPNQNQMSRPFDHLSLLSRYGSPSWASKIHSGALLKLRANSRAGDHLKDLPSLLEAAGLFTKSPSCGKAIIQEAPRDQGPSFSHSLTVDLKIPQVRGLGGLGVDFCLGSLSSDPYSLPSYHCENSLGKRQRSILPKHSRRGSSGGERDYWASSDADRPASGGQYPTSDPEADLSNKQLRKKRGRYRQYNTELLEEAIGVVMGGKMSVSKAQTVYGIPHSTLEYKVKERLGTLKHPPKKKLKLMSRMEEPEDTEAPESQEALDATMDLQSVSASGENGRQLLSTGLSPDE; encoded by the coding sequence ATGCGTTCCCTGAGTGCTGACGGACAGGCCGGGCTGCCTATGTGGAGCCTgcaggatgggaggagggagaatTTCAGCCACTCTGTCCCTGTAAAGcccccctcatctctctgtcacgccctgcACATCAAACAGGAAGTGAACCTATATTCCAGAACAGAGTTTTCTCCCAACCAGAACCAGATGTCCAGACCCTTcgaccacctctctctcctttccaggTACGGCTCTCCGTCCTGGGCCTCCAAGATCCACTCCGGAGCCCTCCTGAAGCTCCGGGccaacagcagagctggggaccaCCTCAAAGACCTACCCAGCTTGCTGGAGGCCGCAGGGCTCTTCACCAAGTCGCCCTCCTGTGGGAAGGCAATCATCCAGGAGGCCCCCAGAGACCAGGGCCCCTCTTTTTCCCACTCCCTGACCGTTGACCTCAAAATCCCCCAGGTGAGAGGCCTTGGAGGCCTGGGGGTGGACTTCTGCTTGGGCTCCCTGAGCTCTGATCCCTACAGCCTCCCCAGCTACCACTGTGAGAACAGCTTGGGGAAGAGGCAGAGGTCCATCCTGCCCAAACACAGCCGCCGGGGAagcagtggaggagagagggactacTGGGCTTCATCCGATGCAGACCGCCCTGCCTCTGGGGGGCAGTATCCTACCTCTGACCCCGAGGCAGACCTCAGCAACAAGCAGCTGAGGAAAAAGAGGGGACGATACCGTCAGTACAACACAGAGCTGCTAGAGGAGGCTATCGGAGTAGTGATGGGGGGGAAGATGAGCGTGTCCAAGGCTCAGACCGTCTACGGGATCCCTCACAGCACTCTGGAGTATAAAGTCAAGGAGCGCCTTGGCACCCTGAAACATCCACCCAAGAAGAAGCTGAAGCTGATGAGCCGAATGGAGGAACCGGAGGATACGGAGGCCCCAGAGAGCCAAGAAGCTCTGGATGCGACCATGGACCTCCAGTCTGTGTCAGCATCCGGAGAGAATGGCAGGCAGCTGCTCAGTACAGGCCTCTCCCCAGACGAGTAA